In Pseudomonas resinovorans NBRC 106553, a single genomic region encodes these proteins:
- the tnpA gene encoding IS66-like element accessory protein TnpA: protein MEFKRRVVEATLLPGASVALIAREHEINANLVFKWRRHYREGQLGSVAQQATLLPVNLSKAPTSSAEEAVRLPLSPGGLVVECGRVTLRIEGVPDPQTLQLVLQQVLR, encoded by the coding sequence GTGGAGTTCAAGCGTCGTGTCGTCGAGGCCACGCTATTGCCCGGCGCATCAGTCGCGTTGATCGCCCGAGAGCATGAGATCAATGCCAATCTCGTCTTCAAATGGCGCCGTCACTATCGGGAGGGGCAACTGGGGTCAGTCGCCCAGCAGGCCACTTTGTTACCGGTCAATCTGAGCAAGGCGCCGACGTCTTCAGCGGAAGAGGCCGTGCGACTGCCGCTGAGTCCGGGCGGTCTGGTCGTGGAGTGCGGTCGGGTCACCTTGCGCATTGAGGGCGTGCCCGACCCGCAAACCTTGCAACTGGTCTTGCAGCAGGTGTTGCGATGA
- a CDS encoding DUF4165 domain-containing protein, translating to MGKNKTRGPSFLNKVSGALLGALALAIVPINGAYADLVKYGYTNSAGDQINTEPGTGFISPSSGISFMVSGGIDRKLRIAVTANGASAPVFTKESSRVLGASDVISYNGDNYYAEEFVSPKLPDGRYTVKTEILSSAGAIVQTENVPLVIDTAGPVAGKFAPRPYTWGDPVLSGEVWKLGLAAIDALTYSSFVLDGFSDSSGISKVTAKVYRESGALYKEHNVLFSEETKTASIQYRTNFFPDSDLDEVFGLEFVVTDKAGNSTVTKRQKLMFDNIANVPAEPFGVYDPSVTTTLAPGLKGFVPYVAGSYVKTNPIRLAWRIPKSNWHTYRQGGLRFINSFGENQVAGEDSAYVYLVGSLPYRAEDNNYIRFYNFGEWGSQGTISYNLVLHPSAPKTPVISRIEYYFSDKGWLNYSGRVVSPQELPLTVSKVRYTVEARPFDQVATHMGTCTIPAGQTQCEITVNVQLNKGTAGYLHDQGVLKSADGSLIATGQWANVYWNDLYLPILSYTYDSSSMVLTLNVRQPQQGAFQNALSHRASWLENSSGTALSVTKKLTSSSGEYFEYEFDLKTLPEGSHDLVGVASENLGAITKLPLFKFQSDRTKPVVTVSKGASDTIDTLDKITFTVTDNKDPAPKITSIALTGGPANESIALSFRKISATTYGLEYPILFPSLTAGESYTLRVNAQDAQQNMGVGSTTFLYSPKMAGIVGHVNGLVNIPAVPKEFNRNDGSVVINSEQLKLADGTPVSGVYDLLATLRSDAATPLMIGGVLVNPGATVTISQLNFTNTSGKISLPVVPVTQGATGRNGVIISTSAPNAPVVYADINTWMPKVTLGINDRNPVQAMTDTTVKLSASASSICPLTTSPAVARSADAIKSPICLLEWTSIPRGLQQVEVSGAPHPVTQLTGRVLDAGQQKVAYSLYVFNKGTEKVLLSSGEEILSVKAATGSTTFVQSLHEKSVTRAMEAASVTMTQRSGPTCSITGDDAAAKSAGMSGGALKCLIEFTVIPKDLNIKALDPLELTGVFTRSGQHPIRWTASVYDTTGKKITLEEGQSVIQVIEPPVTTKLTVSVNESSSVEATPIEDFPAAWEKKTYSILSSASQGSVVATPSGFTYTPNTGYVGSDEFKYRVQDVSGMKAEATAVVNVAKFNYAPTWTGVTIQAREGQVSDQVAPEVHDINLWDSHTFKILTNPTHGTVRVFYGRMEYTPNPGFYGEDLFTFSATDQEGLSVEGEGKVTVAQFNFAPTGITPSTVKMYAGIGGTADLKVIDPNNWGSHTLQVVKQPAHGHVTVEGMSITYKTDGQAETSVQIRAIDQDGLYVDQDVVLKLLPAWEMFKDREVQPTSVAPSIPAVKQQMTTRLGAYALRIPDQKVIQALGSEIIAIVTPDSKVGVTLEHRELSQGTGMRLVPTKMTADLLEARLGGLDVGVDGQAQVYLSRADMTGPVYSVPVTVWAPEGVLTADTWEILQASGRAQISFSPSNGACSILTSEAVAKTKNALQDRACYVTWTKTPDEWRNASTLANLMMDAGGSSLGNQTIEATAYVFDPSGVKYKVASFTRDLKILPVADQIHFALKPAPEEAYQKVQELSLSLRHTDGPVCDATANEGVAKKTAQQWSSRPSCLIRWMQMPEGMAQQRNTVTPLAEGAMSLLGANNISWKASMFTPSGQEIDIGYGEHSVNVIEPPAIEIDMPASNLVKEGLYSVSQLGGYVGSASVTAIAASLDVAINRADAVIERSTIPSYGRSQRFTRYIEGAEAPLWSVTPYSVDVGYTALPNMRSTKTASLLSVPHDKILPVILNDERTVLDTVSLPIRVAIKDTRYMEDAYRLSSMGDWDIRLLSTTAGVNYEPMTNWEPIDENGEVEFEVDLQSLTNKAVRIIAEARVRSPVPEYELIRESGSPMVLSVLNGEALDGSIQALRVIGPAPLRSSFYAVTNDRYQSGDIGEVRWEMSKDGGVSWEGVEANAKLPQRLSMIFQRGT from the coding sequence ATGGGTAAGAATAAAACCCGAGGACCATCGTTCCTCAATAAGGTGAGTGGTGCGCTTTTAGGCGCACTCGCTTTGGCCATTGTGCCAATCAATGGTGCGTATGCCGACCTTGTTAAATACGGTTATACGAACAGTGCGGGGGATCAAATCAATACGGAGCCAGGCACAGGGTTTATCAGCCCATCCTCTGGCATCTCGTTCATGGTTAGCGGTGGTATTGACCGAAAGCTGCGCATAGCGGTGACTGCGAACGGTGCCAGCGCACCTGTTTTCACTAAGGAAAGCTCAAGGGTTCTTGGGGCGAGCGACGTTATCTCTTACAACGGCGACAACTACTACGCGGAAGAATTTGTTAGTCCGAAGCTACCCGATGGCCGCTATACCGTGAAAACAGAAATCCTTTCTAGTGCAGGCGCGATTGTTCAAACTGAGAATGTGCCTCTTGTCATTGATACTGCCGGCCCAGTAGCAGGGAAATTTGCCCCACGTCCATATACATGGGGTGATCCCGTTCTCTCTGGCGAAGTGTGGAAACTCGGACTTGCAGCAATTGATGCTTTGACGTACTCGAGCTTCGTCCTAGATGGCTTCTCTGACTCATCGGGCATAAGCAAGGTCACTGCTAAGGTTTACCGCGAGTCTGGCGCTCTTTATAAAGAACACAATGTGCTGTTTTCGGAAGAAACTAAGACGGCCTCGATTCAGTACCGGACAAATTTCTTCCCTGACTCCGATTTGGATGAAGTATTCGGGCTAGAGTTTGTTGTTACCGACAAAGCAGGAAACTCGACAGTAACCAAGCGTCAGAAGCTTATGTTCGACAATATTGCAAACGTTCCAGCTGAACCGTTTGGTGTGTATGACCCAAGTGTGACGACTACCCTCGCACCTGGCCTAAAAGGGTTTGTTCCCTATGTAGCAGGGTCTTATGTAAAGACTAACCCGATACGACTTGCATGGAGAATCCCTAAGAGCAACTGGCATACCTATCGGCAGGGAGGGTTACGCTTCATCAATAGCTTTGGTGAAAATCAAGTTGCTGGTGAGGATTCTGCATACGTTTATCTTGTCGGATCGCTTCCCTATCGCGCTGAGGATAATAACTACATCAGGTTTTACAACTTCGGCGAATGGGGCTCGCAAGGTACTATTTCTTACAATTTGGTATTGCACCCATCAGCTCCGAAAACGCCTGTTATAAGCCGTATAGAATACTACTTTAGTGATAAAGGCTGGCTCAATTATTCCGGTAGGGTGGTTTCGCCGCAAGAACTCCCGCTTACTGTAAGCAAAGTTCGCTATACCGTTGAGGCGCGGCCGTTTGATCAGGTTGCTACCCATATGGGTACTTGTACTATTCCCGCTGGGCAGACCCAGTGCGAAATTACGGTTAATGTCCAACTCAATAAAGGCACGGCTGGTTACCTACATGACCAAGGGGTTCTAAAGAGTGCGGACGGTTCGTTGATCGCAACCGGGCAATGGGCGAATGTTTACTGGAACGACCTGTACCTGCCAATCCTCAGTTACACATATGACTCGTCTAGTATGGTTCTGACTCTGAACGTCAGACAGCCGCAGCAGGGCGCATTTCAAAATGCTCTTAGCCATAGGGCATCATGGCTTGAAAATTCTAGCGGTACAGCGCTAAGCGTTACAAAAAAACTTACATCGTCGTCTGGTGAGTATTTTGAGTACGAATTTGATTTGAAAACCTTGCCGGAAGGCTCTCATGACCTTGTTGGTGTCGCTAGCGAAAACTTAGGTGCTATAACAAAGCTCCCGCTGTTCAAATTTCAAAGTGACCGGACAAAACCTGTTGTTACAGTAAGCAAAGGTGCGAGCGATACTATTGATACACTCGACAAAATCACTTTTACCGTAACAGACAACAAAGATCCTGCGCCCAAGATCACTTCTATTGCATTGACCGGGGGGCCTGCAAACGAGTCGATTGCTCTTTCGTTCCGCAAAATCAGTGCGACTACCTACGGCCTCGAGTATCCGATCCTTTTCCCGTCGCTAACAGCGGGAGAGAGTTATACCCTTCGAGTTAATGCGCAGGACGCACAGCAGAATATGGGCGTCGGCTCAACCACATTCCTCTATAGTCCTAAGATGGCTGGGATTGTGGGGCATGTAAACGGTCTCGTTAATATCCCTGCGGTACCAAAAGAGTTTAATCGTAACGATGGGTCTGTAGTGATTAATAGCGAGCAACTAAAGCTTGCTGATGGGACGCCAGTTTCTGGTGTTTATGATCTGCTTGCAACGCTCAGGTCTGACGCAGCAACACCTCTAATGATTGGCGGTGTGCTCGTCAATCCGGGAGCAACAGTTACCATTAGCCAACTCAACTTCACGAACACCAGCGGTAAAATATCACTCCCTGTTGTCCCGGTAACTCAAGGTGCTACAGGGAGGAATGGCGTGATCATTTCTACCTCCGCGCCGAACGCTCCTGTGGTCTATGCCGATATTAATACCTGGATGCCCAAGGTCACGCTGGGCATCAACGATAGAAATCCAGTTCAGGCAATGACTGACACCACGGTAAAACTGTCAGCTTCAGCTAGCAGCATTTGCCCTCTAACGACATCTCCCGCGGTGGCAAGGTCTGCCGATGCCATCAAGTCGCCCATCTGCTTGCTTGAGTGGACGAGCATTCCCCGAGGCCTTCAACAAGTAGAGGTTTCCGGTGCACCTCACCCGGTCACTCAGCTGACTGGGCGAGTCCTCGACGCAGGCCAGCAGAAGGTTGCTTATTCTCTCTATGTATTCAACAAGGGCACTGAAAAGGTACTGCTGAGCAGCGGTGAAGAAATACTGAGCGTCAAAGCCGCGACCGGCTCAACAACCTTCGTCCAATCGCTGCATGAGAAAAGTGTTACTCGTGCGATGGAGGCTGCATCCGTCACCATGACGCAGCGTTCGGGGCCAACGTGCTCGATCACTGGTGATGACGCAGCGGCAAAGAGCGCAGGCATGAGCGGCGGGGCCTTGAAGTGCTTGATTGAGTTCACGGTCATCCCGAAAGACCTGAACATCAAAGCGCTCGATCCTCTTGAGTTGACCGGCGTTTTCACCCGTTCCGGGCAGCACCCGATTCGCTGGACGGCTAGCGTCTACGACACCACCGGGAAAAAGATCACCCTCGAAGAGGGGCAATCGGTCATTCAGGTAATAGAACCGCCTGTAACGACGAAACTGACGGTCAGCGTCAACGAAAGCTCGTCGGTGGAAGCAACTCCCATCGAGGACTTCCCGGCAGCGTGGGAGAAGAAAACCTATTCAATTCTGTCGAGCGCGTCCCAGGGCTCTGTAGTGGCGACCCCTAGCGGGTTCACCTACACCCCGAACACTGGATACGTTGGCTCCGATGAGTTCAAGTACCGCGTGCAGGACGTGTCTGGGATGAAGGCTGAAGCGACCGCGGTTGTGAATGTCGCGAAGTTCAATTACGCCCCTACCTGGACGGGAGTAACCATTCAGGCTCGTGAAGGGCAAGTGAGTGACCAGGTTGCTCCTGAGGTCCATGACATCAATCTCTGGGACAGCCATACGTTCAAGATCCTCACGAACCCGACGCACGGGACTGTCCGTGTGTTCTATGGCCGTATGGAGTACACCCCTAATCCTGGTTTCTATGGGGAAGATTTGTTCACTTTCAGCGCCACGGATCAGGAAGGGCTCAGTGTAGAAGGAGAGGGGAAGGTCACTGTTGCTCAGTTCAATTTTGCACCAACGGGTATCACCCCTTCGACAGTGAAGATGTATGCAGGAATCGGTGGAACGGCCGATCTGAAAGTAATCGATCCGAACAATTGGGGCTCGCACACATTGCAAGTCGTCAAACAGCCAGCACATGGCCATGTGACGGTGGAGGGGATGAGCATCACCTATAAGACCGATGGCCAGGCTGAAACCTCAGTACAGATTCGTGCCATTGACCAGGATGGCCTCTATGTCGATCAAGATGTCGTCCTGAAGCTTTTGCCGGCCTGGGAAATGTTCAAAGATCGAGAGGTTCAGCCTACCTCGGTGGCCCCGAGCATCCCGGCCGTGAAGCAACAAATGACGACCCGTTTGGGTGCCTATGCGCTCCGAATTCCCGACCAGAAAGTGATTCAGGCTCTCGGCAGCGAGATCATCGCCATCGTCACGCCTGACTCGAAAGTTGGGGTGACACTGGAGCATCGTGAGCTTTCTCAAGGCACTGGTATGCGTCTGGTACCTACTAAAATGACTGCCGATCTGCTGGAGGCCCGTTTAGGTGGCCTGGATGTTGGGGTCGATGGCCAGGCGCAGGTCTATCTAAGTCGCGCCGATATGACTGGCCCTGTCTATTCCGTGCCGGTAACCGTATGGGCTCCGGAGGGCGTACTGACGGCTGATACATGGGAGATTCTACAAGCTTCCGGCCGTGCTCAAATCAGCTTCAGCCCGAGCAATGGGGCATGCAGCATCTTGACCAGCGAAGCTGTCGCGAAGACGAAAAATGCACTTCAGGATCGTGCTTGCTACGTCACTTGGACGAAAACTCCCGATGAATGGCGCAACGCTAGTACTTTGGCCAACCTGATGATGGATGCCGGCGGGAGTTCTTTGGGAAACCAGACTATCGAGGCTACCGCCTATGTGTTTGACCCTAGCGGCGTGAAATACAAGGTTGCGAGCTTCACTCGTGACCTGAAGATCCTTCCGGTCGCTGATCAGATCCACTTTGCCTTGAAGCCAGCACCAGAAGAGGCCTATCAGAAAGTCCAGGAGCTTTCCTTGTCGCTCCGTCACACGGATGGTCCTGTATGTGATGCAACAGCGAACGAAGGCGTTGCAAAAAAGACAGCACAGCAATGGTCGAGCCGCCCATCGTGCCTTATTCGTTGGATGCAGATGCCAGAAGGCATGGCCCAGCAGCGCAACACCGTCACGCCACTCGCGGAAGGAGCAATGAGTCTGCTCGGGGCAAACAACATTTCCTGGAAGGCATCCATGTTTACTCCGAGTGGTCAGGAAATCGATATTGGCTACGGAGAGCACAGCGTAAACGTGATCGAGCCGCCCGCAATCGAAATCGATATGCCGGCCAGCAATCTGGTGAAAGAGGGGCTGTATTCGGTGTCACAACTCGGCGGCTATGTTGGTAGCGCGTCGGTGACCGCAATCGCGGCTTCCCTGGACGTGGCGATTAACCGGGCGGATGCAGTGATTGAACGTTCTACGATTCCGAGCTACGGCCGTTCCCAGCGGTTTACGCGCTACATCGAAGGGGCCGAGGCCCCCCTGTGGAGCGTAACGCCATACTCAGTTGACGTTGGATACACCGCGCTCCCAAATATGAGGTCGACCAAGACCGCATCACTCCTGTCGGTCCCTCACGACAAAATTCTCCCTGTCATTCTCAACGACGAGAGAACCGTTCTGGATACGGTCAGCCTTCCAATCCGCGTGGCGATTAAAGACACCCGCTACATGGAGGATGCGTATCGGCTGAGCAGCATGGGCGACTGGGATATTCGCCTGCTTTCGACAACTGCCGGAGTCAACTACGAGCCGATGACAAACTGGGAGCCAATCGACGAGAACGGGGAGGTTGAGTTCGAGGTCGATTTGCAATCGCTAACGAACAAAGCGGTTCGCATCATTGCTGAAGCGCGTGTTCGCTCGCCTGTGCCGGAATACGAGCTGATTCGGGAGTCGGGCTCGCCAATGGTGCTTTCCGTGCTAAACGGCGAAGCTCTTGATGGTTCAATTCAGGCGCTGCGCGTTATCGGCCCTGCTCCTCTTCGCAGCAGCTTCTACGCCGTCACCAATGATCGCTACCAGTCAGGAGACATTGGTGAGGTTCGCTGGGAAATGAGCAAAGACGGCGGTGTGTCGTGGGAAGGCGTTGAGGCCAATGCGAAGCTGCCGCAACGGCTCAGCATGATCTTTCAGCGGGGTACATAG
- a CDS encoding IS66-like element ISPre3 family transposase, producing the protein MTCATDCLPDDIQALKALVTAQRGEIEHLKLMIAKLRRTQFGRRSEQLDGMLDQLQLTLEELQVSEAALASPPPAESHPRPPVRRKPLPAHLPREIHVHRPDTQCPGCGGELRHLGDDVAEVLEYVPARFKVVRHVRPKLACRCCDGIVQVPAPSRPIARGLAGPGLLAHVLVSKYVDHLPLYRQSEIYAREGVSLERSTMADWVGEASRLLQPLVGRLRQHVMTSNKVHADDTPIAVLAPGQGKTKTGRLWTYVRDERPTGSSTPAAVWFAYSPDRKGEHPRAHLKGFAGTLQADGYAGFAQLYAAGTIHEAACWAHARRKFFDLHKALASPIAAEALQRIGALYAIEAEIRGQPPDQRRAVRQRRASPLLAQFHAWLNHTLTQLPSKSALSGAIYYALARWQALTRYCTDGRIEIDNNAAERALRTVALGRKNYLFVGSDAGGERAAAIYSLVGSAKLNALNPQAYLTHVLERIADYPINQLDDLLPWNIALPTLEHEAA; encoded by the coding sequence ATGACCTGCGCGACTGACTGCCTCCCTGACGACATCCAGGCCTTGAAAGCCTTGGTAACCGCCCAGCGCGGGGAAATCGAGCACCTGAAACTGATGATCGCCAAGCTGCGGCGCACGCAGTTTGGTCGGCGTTCTGAGCAACTCGATGGCATGCTCGACCAACTGCAACTGACGCTCGAGGAGTTGCAGGTCAGCGAGGCCGCACTGGCCTCGCCACCACCAGCCGAATCGCATCCACGTCCCCCTGTACGACGCAAGCCATTGCCCGCGCACTTGCCGCGTGAAATCCACGTCCATCGACCCGATACGCAGTGTCCTGGCTGTGGCGGCGAACTTCGCCATTTGGGTGATGACGTGGCTGAAGTTCTGGAGTACGTGCCGGCACGGTTCAAGGTGGTTCGCCATGTGCGGCCCAAGTTGGCTTGCCGCTGCTGTGACGGGATTGTGCAGGTTCCTGCCCCTAGCCGCCCGATTGCCCGGGGGCTTGCCGGGCCAGGATTGTTGGCCCATGTGCTGGTGTCCAAATACGTGGATCATCTGCCGCTGTATCGGCAGTCCGAAATCTATGCGCGCGAGGGCGTGTCCCTGGAGCGCTCGACCATGGCCGACTGGGTCGGCGAAGCGAGCCGGCTCTTGCAGCCATTGGTCGGCCGGTTGCGGCAGCACGTCATGACCAGCAACAAAGTCCACGCCGACGATACGCCGATCGCCGTGCTCGCCCCCGGCCAGGGTAAAACCAAGACCGGACGCTTGTGGACGTATGTGCGTGACGAGCGCCCCACAGGTAGTAGCACACCTGCGGCGGTCTGGTTTGCCTACTCGCCGGATCGCAAAGGCGAGCACCCCCGAGCCCATCTCAAAGGCTTCGCCGGGACATTACAAGCCGATGGTTATGCCGGTTTCGCTCAACTCTATGCCGCGGGCACGATTCACGAGGCGGCTTGTTGGGCGCATGCCCGGCGCAAGTTTTTCGACCTGCACAAGGCATTGGCCTCACCGATCGCCGCTGAAGCCTTGCAGCGGATTGGTGCGCTATACGCCATTGAGGCGGAAATTCGTGGACAACCGCCCGATCAACGACGCGCAGTGCGGCAGCGGCGAGCCAGCCCGCTGCTAGCGCAATTTCACGCCTGGCTTAACCACACGCTGACGCAACTGCCGTCCAAATCGGCGCTGAGCGGTGCGATCTACTATGCCCTCGCACGTTGGCAGGCGCTGACGCGCTACTGCACGGATGGCCGCATTGAGATCGACAACAACGCCGCCGAACGCGCCCTGCGTACAGTCGCGCTGGGTCGCAAGAATTATCTGTTCGTCGGTTCCGACGCCGGCGGAGAAAGAGCGGCGGCGATCTATAGCCTGGTCGGTTCAGCCAAGCTCAACGCATTGAACCCACAGGCTTATTTGACGCACGTGCTGGAGCGCATCGCCGACTATCCAATCAATCAGCTCGACGATTTGCTGCCCTGGAATATTGCTCTGCCTACCTTAGAACATGAGGCCGCTTGA
- the tnpB gene encoding IS66 family insertion sequence element accessory protein TnpB (TnpB, as the term is used for proteins encoded by IS66 family insertion elements, is considered an accessory protein, since TnpC, encoded by a neighboring gene, is a DDE family transposase.), with translation MIAPPIGTRIWIAAGVTDMRRGFDGLAALVQTQLEADPFSGQIFVFRGRRGDRIKLLWWDGDGLCLFCKRLEQGRFVWPQAASGSVSLTTAQLAMLLEGIDWRRPIRTAPVRTV, from the coding sequence ATGATTGCTCCGCCCATCGGGACTCGCATTTGGATCGCTGCCGGGGTCACGGACATGCGGCGGGGGTTCGATGGCCTGGCGGCCCTGGTGCAAACTCAGCTTGAAGCGGATCCATTCTCTGGCCAGATCTTTGTGTTTCGAGGCCGACGGGGTGACCGGATTAAATTGCTGTGGTGGGATGGCGATGGCTTGTGTTTGTTCTGCAAGCGGCTCGAGCAGGGGCGCTTCGTCTGGCCGCAGGCCGCCAGCGGCAGCGTATCCTTGACGACGGCACAACTCGCGATGCTGTTGGAGGGCATCGATTGGCGCCGACCGATACGCACCGCACCGGTACGAACGGTCTGA